In a genomic window of Thermogemmata fonticola:
- a CDS encoding RNA polymerase sigma factor has protein sequence MKQESDLLLIQRIRKNDPKAWSELDRRYRGRLRAFVRRRLNQQDAIEDIVQEIFLGFHTSLPNFDEQRDLETWLFTIANYKVTDYLRRHGRRPKLFLPCNEEDGDSYGEQLLDQKQRLPSSIARSAERRELEADVLAKALQSYVSELRQRGDYLRLKAIELIYVKGWRNQDVAAFLHVSEQDIANWRFQSKSRLQDRLIAARLPAEVFPELQQEG, from the coding sequence ATGAAACAGGAATCGGACCTACTGCTGATCCAGCGCATCAGGAAGAACGACCCGAAGGCGTGGTCAGAATTGGATCGGCGTTATCGCGGCCGCCTCCGAGCCTTTGTCCGCCGCCGCCTCAACCAGCAGGATGCCATAGAAGATATCGTCCAGGAAATTTTCCTAGGCTTTCATACCAGCCTGCCTAACTTCGACGAACAACGGGATCTGGAAACCTGGCTTTTCACCATAGCCAACTACAAGGTCACGGACTACCTGCGTCGCCATGGACGGCGGCCCAAACTCTTTCTTCCTTGCAACGAGGAAGACGGAGACAGCTATGGCGAACAACTACTCGATCAGAAGCAACGCTTGCCCTCGAGCATTGCCCGTAGTGCCGAACGGCGAGAATTGGAAGCGGACGTTCTCGCCAAAGCGCTCCAGTCTTATGTCAGTGAATTGCGTCAACGCGGCGATTATTTGCGCCTCAAGGCCATCGAATTGATCTACGTTAAAGGTTGGCGCAACCAGGATGTCGCGGCTTTCCTTCACGTCAGCGAACAAGACATTGCCAACTGGCGCTTCCAGAGCAAAAGCCGGTTGCAAGATCGTCTCATAGCGGCTCGCCTGCCCGCCGAAGTTTTCCCGGAATTGCAGCAGGAGGGATGA
- a CDS encoding glycosyltransferase: MTGEKVAYFQHRGERSVKHHGVTEQRAPVRVSFMIDRLSRAGTEMQLLALIRGLDRRRVQPSLVLLDGADDLSRALEPEDCTVLRLGLPRLWSRQALRAARLLRTFWQEQRPDIVQFYFLDAAHFGIPLARWSGIRRIVRVQNNLGYWRREQRDWRVLWWDRFIRRGVDVVITNSQAGRDALIQDGYRPEQVQVMENGVDTERFRGFLLPDTTKRRVRVGCVANLRAVKNIDGLMRVARKLTDRYPQLVFEVAGEGEQRAELERLHAELELGERFVLRGRVEDVAGFLQGVEIAVLPSHSEGMSNALLEYMAAGRAIVATDVGANATVLRHRKDGLIVPAGDLAAMASAIEELLRFPLRAAGYGASARKRVESTYSRTAMLRRFEDFYENLCSHPPHDDNLHLQERTLKRAA, encoded by the coding sequence ATGACGGGTGAGAAAGTGGCATATTTCCAGCATCGTGGAGAAAGAAGTGTAAAGCACCACGGGGTAACAGAACAGCGCGCTCCGGTGCGGGTCAGCTTCATGATTGATCGTCTCAGTCGGGCTGGAACCGAGATGCAATTGCTGGCTTTGATCCGCGGATTGGATCGGCGTCGCGTGCAGCCTTCGCTGGTGCTGTTGGACGGTGCTGATGACCTCTCGCGTGCGTTGGAGCCAGAGGATTGTACGGTTCTGCGATTAGGTTTGCCGCGGTTGTGGAGCCGACAGGCATTGCGAGCTGCACGCTTGTTACGGACATTCTGGCAAGAGCAGCGGCCTGATATCGTGCAGTTTTATTTCCTGGATGCGGCCCATTTTGGCATTCCGCTGGCACGGTGGAGCGGCATCCGCCGGATCGTGCGCGTGCAGAACAATCTGGGATACTGGCGGCGGGAACAGCGGGATTGGCGCGTCCTGTGGTGGGATCGCTTTATCCGACGCGGCGTCGATGTGGTGATCACGAACTCCCAAGCGGGGCGGGATGCCCTCATTCAAGACGGTTACCGGCCAGAGCAGGTCCAGGTAATGGAAAACGGCGTCGATACGGAGCGCTTTCGCGGTTTTCTGCTGCCCGATACCACGAAGCGCCGCGTGCGCGTCGGCTGTGTTGCCAATCTGCGGGCAGTCAAAAATATCGACGGCCTCATGCGTGTGGCGCGGAAACTGACGGACCGTTATCCCCAACTCGTCTTCGAGGTCGCCGGCGAAGGGGAACAAAGAGCGGAGTTGGAACGCCTGCACGCCGAGTTGGAATTGGGCGAACGTTTTGTGCTCCGCGGGCGGGTCGAAGACGTGGCCGGTTTTCTCCAAGGGGTAGAAATTGCCGTCTTGCCCTCGCATTCTGAGGGAATGTCCAACGCCCTGCTGGAATACATGGCCGCCGGGCGCGCCATCGTGGCCACCGATGTCGGTGCCAATGCGACTGTACTCCGTCACCGCAAAGACGGCCTGATCGTTCCTGCCGGCGACCTTGCGGCGATGGCCTCGGCGATTGAAGAACTGTTACGCTTTCCCCTGCGTGCGGCCGGCTATGGAGCCTCCGCCCGTAAACGGGTCGAGAGCACGTACAGCCGCACGGCTATGCTCCGACGCTTCGAGGACTTTTACGAAAATCTTTGCTCTCATCCGCCACATGATGACAACCTGCACCTGCAAGAGAGAACGCTCAAGAGAGCAGCGTGA
- a CDS encoding serine/threonine-protein kinase, which translates to MAAGFTYNSGDRPLEGYTIKRGIGRGGFGEVYYAISDGGKEVALKLLRHSTESERRGIRDCLNYKHPNLVHLYDVRETNHGEVWIIMEYVFGESLAQFIEKYPQGLPRRLVREWFQAIARAVAYLHDKGVVHRDLKPANIFIEDGHPKIGDYGLARRFSTGELERMTSGVGTPHYMAPEIRRGTYGRSVDIYACGIILYEMLAGRPPFDGDSPVDILMKHQMEAADLSPIPEPLRPLIARALDKDPNKRYQTMLDFARAVEKVFESQQVSTDTPLPPLRVPVATVIATPKTTVPTAQVIPSPPPVPEIKPAAGEKSLPPPSPEKPQAGSKRGIFRERLGELSTSMVWAGGICLLCSLPAALIHTVLPWTVVAEMFVLSTLLSWGILLVGRTPPSAQREWGRRGVQVLLGLAVGLLGAWLEGWSIPQASQGGTSRDLVLPTGHRLSPELIGVGLRYALYFGLTMGAIRWWRLTNPQRKKRFRIWGVLTATLWACAFLLLSLGELAGILTFAAPIVIAAIALQWSAPWKPQLPSPAPLQPIRLRLPQNAS; encoded by the coding sequence ATGGCAGCAGGTTTCACCTACAACAGTGGTGATCGACCTCTCGAAGGTTACACGATCAAGCGGGGTATCGGCCGGGGCGGCTTCGGCGAGGTCTATTACGCCATCAGCGATGGCGGCAAGGAAGTCGCCCTCAAACTCCTCCGTCATTCCACCGAAAGCGAGCGGCGCGGCATCCGGGATTGCCTCAATTACAAGCACCCCAATCTGGTCCATCTCTACGATGTGCGGGAGACGAATCACGGCGAAGTCTGGATCATCATGGAATATGTTTTTGGCGAATCCTTGGCCCAATTCATTGAGAAATACCCGCAAGGTTTGCCCCGGCGCCTCGTGCGGGAATGGTTCCAAGCGATCGCCCGAGCGGTGGCCTACCTGCATGATAAGGGGGTCGTTCATCGGGACCTGAAACCCGCCAATATCTTCATCGAAGATGGGCACCCTAAGATCGGGGACTACGGCTTGGCTCGCCGTTTCAGCACCGGGGAACTCGAACGCATGACCAGCGGTGTCGGCACACCTCATTACATGGCTCCGGAAATTCGCCGTGGCACTTATGGCCGATCCGTGGATATCTACGCCTGCGGCATCATTCTTTATGAGATGCTTGCGGGCCGGCCGCCGTTCGATGGCGATAGCCCTGTGGACATCCTCATGAAACACCAGATGGAAGCGGCAGACTTGTCTCCGATCCCCGAACCCCTCCGCCCCCTCATCGCACGGGCCTTAGATAAGGACCCAAATAAGCGTTACCAGACAATGCTCGACTTTGCGCGGGCGGTGGAAAAGGTCTTCGAGAGCCAACAAGTGTCCACGGACACGCCGCTGCCCCCCCTCCGCGTCCCCGTCGCCACGGTCATCGCCACGCCTAAGACCACCGTGCCGACAGCGCAAGTAATCCCGTCCCCTCCGCCGGTTCCTGAGATCAAGCCCGCCGCAGGGGAAAAATCGCTGCCCCCGCCTTCGCCGGAGAAACCGCAGGCAGGATCCAAACGAGGCATTTTCCGGGAACGCTTGGGGGAATTATCCACCAGCATGGTCTGGGCCGGTGGAATCTGCCTGTTGTGCAGTCTGCCGGCCGCTCTCATCCACACCGTCCTACCTTGGACCGTGGTGGCGGAAATGTTCGTGCTGTCCACCCTTCTCAGTTGGGGCATCCTTCTGGTGGGGAGAACCCCTCCCTCCGCCCAGCGCGAGTGGGGCCGACGGGGCGTGCAAGTGCTTTTGGGCTTAGCCGTCGGACTCCTCGGCGCTTGGCTGGAGGGTTGGAGTATTCCTCAGGCATCCCAGGGGGGAACGAGCCGCGATTTGGTCTTGCCGACTGGCCACCGCCTCAGCCCGGAACTCATCGGAGTTGGATTGCGTTATGCCCTTTACTTTGGCCTGACCATGGGAGCGATCCGCTGGTGGCGCTTGACCAATCCCCAGCGTAAAAAACGTTTTCGCATTTGGGGCGTGCTGACTGCTACCCTTTGGGCCTGTGCGTTTCTGCTGCTCTCGCTCGGAGAACTGGCTGGCATCCTCACCTTCGCTGCCCCGATTGTCATCGCTGCCATTGCCCTGCAATGGAGCGCTCCTTGGAAACCTCAGTTGCCTTCCCCCGCACCCTTGCAACCGATACGCTTGCGCTTACCCCAAAATGCGTCCTAG
- a CDS encoding YkgJ family cysteine cluster protein → MGHPVRSLPVVQNWDCGGGCTECCRQYVVYVTEEERQRILQQGWDQDPELKGVELFERVGGRQGSWRLCHRPDGACVFLEADNRCRIHARFGLEAKPFACRLYPFILVPSGDHWKLGLRFSCPPAAKNHGRPLSDHLSEANALANLLETTRGSLPDLRLPPVGDQLLDWPDLDRLLRALDRLLAEETIPLERRWRQVLFLADLLRTARFDGGGDPRKAVTGKRLAELLRILSAAAVDEVPAAATALPPPGRRGRVLFRSLLAAYVRKDTGPQQGTAQRTIVGRLWSAWRFARGRGQVPRLHAVIPESATFQQAEQDWPAWTPEATAILQRWSRVKISSGQFCGPCNFDLDVWDGIDSLAVAFAAILWLGRLLQVHGIPLVEAIVQAVRIVDDNFGFNPLLQGARQRQVLRLLRRTGDLPRLIAWYSRVREDATIPTTTSS, encoded by the coding sequence ATGGGTCATCCTGTCCGCTCGTTGCCGGTGGTGCAGAATTGGGATTGTGGCGGCGGCTGTACGGAATGCTGCCGCCAGTATGTCGTCTATGTGACCGAGGAAGAGCGCCAGCGGATTCTACAACAGGGCTGGGACCAGGACCCGGAGCTGAAAGGTGTGGAACTGTTCGAGCGGGTGGGAGGGCGCCAGGGAAGCTGGCGCTTGTGCCACCGTCCCGACGGAGCTTGCGTGTTTCTCGAGGCGGACAATCGCTGCCGGATTCATGCCCGCTTCGGCTTGGAAGCCAAACCGTTTGCTTGCCGCCTTTACCCATTTATCCTGGTGCCCTCCGGCGATCACTGGAAGTTGGGCCTGCGTTTCTCCTGCCCGCCGGCGGCGAAAAATCATGGCCGGCCTCTGAGCGACCACCTGTCGGAAGCAAACGCGCTGGCAAACTTGTTGGAGACAACCCGCGGCAGCCTCCCAGACCTTCGACTTCCGCCGGTGGGTGATCAACTTCTCGACTGGCCAGACCTCGATCGCCTCCTCCGAGCGCTGGATCGACTGCTGGCGGAGGAGACCATTCCTTTAGAGCGGCGTTGGAGGCAGGTGCTATTTCTGGCGGACCTCCTGCGCACCGCCCGCTTCGATGGCGGAGGCGATCCTCGCAAAGCTGTAACGGGCAAACGGCTTGCCGAATTGCTGCGGATTCTCTCCGCCGCTGCGGTGGACGAGGTGCCCGCGGCTGCCACTGCCTTGCCTCCGCCGGGCCGACGGGGACGCGTGCTCTTTCGCTCCTTGCTCGCCGCGTATGTGAGGAAAGACACAGGACCGCAGCAAGGAACCGCCCAGCGAACGATTGTTGGCCGTTTGTGGTCCGCCTGGCGCTTCGCCCGCGGACGCGGACAGGTTCCCCGCCTCCATGCCGTGATTCCGGAATCCGCGACGTTTCAGCAGGCGGAGCAGGACTGGCCTGCTTGGACACCGGAAGCGACGGCCATCTTGCAACGCTGGAGCCGCGTAAAAATTTCCTCCGGTCAATTCTGCGGACCATGCAACTTTGATCTCGATGTTTGGGATGGAATCGACTCCCTCGCTGTCGCCTTCGCCGCCATTTTGTGGCTGGGCCGGTTGTTACAAGTCCACGGCATCCCTCTTGTCGAGGCCATCGTTCAGGCCGTGCGGATCGTCGATGACAACTTCGGATTTAATCCCCTGCTCCAGGGGGCGCGCCAGCGCCAGGTTCTACGCCTGCTGCGCCGCACCGGCGATTTGCCCCGATTGATCGCCTGGTACAGTCGTGTTCGAGAAGATGCAACGATCCCCACAACAACCTCATCCTGA
- a CDS encoding GTPase has translation MNRWQLYGIILLILAPAIILIGLGAYHIWASGQTWLWWVLLGLLGLGYLLAWRWTRRPRQLPLPTSSVPSYWTEQDQQAWAKVLAKAQQYENVSWEALGTTQHYTALALDVAREVAQVYHPQIDDPFDPLTLPEVLTCLELAASDLQDWVQKYVPASHLIRIGDIRRARRVWDWYQRGQNAYWLLAALFDPISTAARYTVARGLLSPLFEKTRKNLILWFHTLFIHRLGYYLIELQSGRLKVGSRRYRELRAQHDRPSVQLGATPGAEFVPAAPREGKSTPPSDAVSTPLTAEAAAEAASPAPAALTVVITGPQGAGKSRLITAWTEAMEQKGEANPDAADSLPAGQLTAADRQRKAIALRAGEVLHLVEAPGFGADPTAVDLQEAVDRIAQADLVLLVTSALVPGRQWETQWLQKYQEFFACRPHLRRPPLLVVVTHVDLLPPASEWPPSAEGSTPTRKESAIRECLQLVARQLGIDEAAVIPVGLRPGQVWGIWEQLWPAVLRHLDAAHAAALLRQVYSEVETERWSKVGQQVRRLIDTAWHKLREQWSKPS, from the coding sequence ATGAACCGCTGGCAACTTTACGGAATCATTCTGCTCATCCTCGCCCCCGCGATCATCTTGATCGGGCTAGGGGCATACCATATCTGGGCCAGCGGGCAAACCTGGCTCTGGTGGGTGCTCCTCGGTTTATTGGGACTGGGTTACCTCCTCGCTTGGCGCTGGACGCGCCGCCCTCGCCAGCTCCCCCTTCCGACAAGCTCCGTGCCGTCCTATTGGACGGAACAAGATCAACAAGCGTGGGCGAAAGTTCTCGCGAAGGCTCAGCAATACGAAAACGTCAGTTGGGAAGCCCTCGGCACGACGCAACATTACACGGCCTTGGCCCTGGATGTAGCCCGTGAGGTGGCCCAAGTTTATCACCCGCAGATCGATGATCCATTCGACCCGTTGACCTTGCCGGAGGTATTGACTTGCCTAGAACTGGCCGCCTCGGACCTCCAGGACTGGGTTCAAAAGTATGTGCCAGCATCCCATCTGATCCGAATTGGGGACATCCGCCGCGCGCGGAGGGTCTGGGATTGGTACCAACGTGGGCAAAACGCCTACTGGTTGCTAGCCGCTCTATTCGATCCCATCTCCACCGCCGCCCGCTACACAGTGGCCCGCGGACTGCTCAGTCCCCTCTTCGAGAAAACCCGCAAAAATCTGATCCTCTGGTTCCATACGCTGTTTATTCACCGCCTGGGGTATTATCTGATTGAGTTGCAAAGCGGCCGTCTGAAGGTGGGGAGCAGGCGCTATCGGGAACTGAGGGCACAACACGATCGGCCGAGCGTGCAGTTAGGAGCCACGCCGGGTGCAGAGTTTGTACCGGCCGCTCCACGAGAGGGGAAATCGACTCCGCCATCAGACGCTGTTTCCACTCCCTTGACGGCTGAGGCAGCCGCCGAAGCAGCCAGCCCCGCGCCCGCCGCGCTGACGGTGGTCATCACCGGCCCGCAAGGAGCGGGCAAGAGCCGCTTGATCACAGCCTGGACCGAGGCGATGGAACAAAAAGGAGAAGCGAATCCGGACGCCGCTGATTCCCTTCCTGCGGGCCAACTCACGGCGGCCGATCGACAGCGAAAGGCGATCGCGCTTCGTGCCGGCGAGGTCCTGCATCTCGTGGAGGCCCCGGGATTCGGGGCAGACCCCACCGCCGTAGATTTACAGGAAGCCGTGGACCGTATCGCCCAAGCGGACTTGGTGTTGCTGGTCACCTCCGCGTTGGTACCAGGCCGCCAGTGGGAGACGCAGTGGTTGCAGAAATACCAGGAATTCTTTGCTTGCCGGCCACACCTCCGCCGCCCGCCGCTACTCGTCGTGGTAACCCATGTGGACCTCCTGCCGCCCGCCTCCGAATGGCCGCCCTCTGCCGAGGGGTCTACCCCTACCCGGAAAGAGTCTGCCATCCGCGAATGCCTTCAGCTTGTCGCCCGGCAGTTGGGCATCGACGAGGCAGCGGTGATCCCCGTCGGCTTGCGTCCGGGCCAAGTGTGGGGCATCTGGGAGCAGCTCTGGCCCGCGGTACTCCGCCACCTCGATGCCGCCCACGCCGCCGCCCTGCTCCGCCAGGTATACTCCGAAGTGGAGACGGAACGCTGGTCCAAGGTCGGCCAGCAAGTCCGGCGCCTGATCGACACGGCCTGGCACAAGCTTCGGGAACAATGGAGCAAACCATCCTGA
- a CDS encoding glycosyltransferase family 4 protein: protein MLIVHLTASTFFGGPERQMLGLGESLRPAFECRYLSFPEDGKCSAFVEEARRRQFVVQALEQDFPRVRAAIAELESLLRSWKASALLCHGYKANLLGRWAARRAGIPAVAVSRGWTWESWRVRFYEWLDRRHLRFMNHVVCVSQGQAERVRRWCGVPPERISVIYNSARWESFSGVDRTVARACLQELFPSDRPPSYLVIGAGRLSPEKGFAVLIAAAEKLVQAGRRDFGVVIFGDGRLRAALQDQIRSCGLTGYVVLAGFRTDLDRLLPGADVVVLPSFTEGMPNVALEASAAGVPVVATAVGGTPEVVADGETGYLVAAGDATAIAQRVLELLQNTHLREQMGSLARQRMQECFSFAAQAQAYRRLLERLCGPFPPSQASKCVNRSRKAVLCGRAIG from the coding sequence ATGCTTATAGTGCATCTGACGGCGAGCACATTTTTCGGTGGTCCGGAACGGCAGATGTTGGGTTTGGGAGAGAGCTTACGCCCGGCCTTTGAGTGCCGTTATCTGAGCTTTCCGGAAGATGGAAAGTGTTCGGCCTTCGTGGAGGAAGCCCGTCGGCGCCAGTTTGTGGTTCAGGCGTTAGAGCAGGATTTTCCGCGGGTGAGAGCTGCGATCGCGGAGTTAGAGTCACTCTTGCGGAGCTGGAAAGCCTCGGCCCTTCTTTGCCACGGCTACAAGGCCAACCTCCTAGGCCGGTGGGCGGCGCGGCGTGCGGGAATACCTGCCGTGGCAGTGTCGCGGGGCTGGACTTGGGAGTCGTGGCGCGTGCGGTTCTACGAATGGCTGGACCGGCGCCATCTGCGCTTCATGAACCACGTCGTTTGCGTATCCCAAGGGCAGGCGGAGCGCGTCCGGCGGTGGTGCGGGGTTCCACCGGAGCGCATTAGCGTCATTTACAACAGTGCCCGTTGGGAATCGTTCTCTGGGGTGGACCGAACCGTGGCGCGGGCGTGCCTGCAGGAACTATTCCCAAGTGATAGGCCACCGTCATACCTGGTGATCGGCGCGGGTCGCTTGAGTCCGGAGAAAGGGTTTGCCGTACTGATTGCCGCCGCGGAGAAACTGGTGCAAGCCGGCAGGAGGGATTTTGGGGTGGTCATCTTTGGCGATGGCCGCTTGCGCGCCGCGTTGCAAGATCAAATCCGGAGTTGTGGACTGACCGGCTACGTCGTATTGGCAGGATTCCGCACCGACTTGGACCGCTTGTTACCCGGAGCGGACGTGGTGGTATTACCATCGTTTACGGAAGGGATGCCTAATGTGGCGCTCGAAGCCAGCGCGGCGGGAGTACCGGTGGTAGCCACGGCAGTGGGGGGGACGCCGGAAGTAGTTGCCGACGGTGAAACCGGCTATTTGGTAGCCGCAGGTGATGCCACGGCAATCGCCCAGCGTGTTTTGGAACTTCTCCAAAATACTCATCTGCGCGAACAGATGGGAAGCCTGGCCCGCCAGCGGATGCAGGAGTGTTTCAGCTTCGCGGCCCAAGCGCAAGCCTATCGGCGTCTCCTTGAGCGTTTGTGCGGACCATTTCCACCAAGCCAAGCAAGCAAGTGCGTGAACCGTTCCCGGAAAGCGGTCCTGTGCGGCAGAGCAATCGGATGA
- a CDS encoding FliA/WhiG family RNA polymerase sigma factor — protein sequence MVTEVDTDIQALWQEYRVNRSVEIRNKLVEHYLPLVKYNAERVWARLPEGVELDDLISAGIFGLMDAIEAFDQDRGVKFETYCVPRIRGAMLDELRTMDWVPRLVRSKASKVQAARKELEATLGRPPRPEELAEKLGIPVEELDAYLGEATAVNLVSLNKKWYETDGYKDVREIDILEDKKAEDPTGRLQNRDLMKLVTRGLNRNERLIIILYYYEEMTMKEIGATLNLSESRVSQMHSSIVARLQAQLAKRKSEFN from the coding sequence ATCGTGACGGAAGTGGACACCGACATCCAGGCGCTGTGGCAGGAGTATCGCGTTAATCGCAGCGTCGAAATCCGCAATAAACTGGTGGAACACTACTTGCCTCTGGTCAAATACAATGCGGAGCGTGTCTGGGCGAGATTGCCGGAGGGAGTCGAACTGGATGATCTCATCAGCGCTGGTATCTTCGGTTTGATGGATGCCATTGAAGCCTTCGATCAGGACCGCGGTGTCAAATTCGAGACATACTGCGTACCCCGTATCCGCGGCGCGATGCTTGACGAACTGCGGACGATGGATTGGGTACCCCGGCTGGTCCGCAGCAAAGCGAGCAAGGTTCAGGCGGCGCGCAAGGAACTGGAAGCTACTTTGGGACGCCCGCCCCGACCCGAAGAATTGGCCGAGAAACTCGGCATTCCCGTCGAGGAACTTGATGCTTACCTTGGCGAGGCAACGGCTGTGAATCTAGTCTCCCTCAACAAGAAGTGGTATGAGACCGACGGCTACAAAGACGTCCGGGAAATCGACATCCTCGAAGATAAAAAAGCCGAGGACCCCACGGGACGGCTGCAAAACCGCGATCTAATGAAACTGGTGACCCGCGGCTTGAACCGCAACGAACGGCTCATCATCATTCTTTACTATTACGAAGAAATGACGATGAAAGAAATCGGGGCCACCCTCAATCTGAGCGAATCGCGCGTCAGTCAGATGCATTCGAGCATTGTCGCCCGCCTTCAAGCTCAACTGGCCAAACGCAAGAGCGAGTTCAACTGA
- a CDS encoding M28 family peptidase, with protein sequence MKSGKTMASSRWFAWGLMSLIVSNSLACHDTTEGQLPRLEATLAGDGNEPPATKSDFATARDPVPEIRPVPFDKQRAKKYLQELCDLGPRISGTEGMKKQQKILETHFRNLGASVQRQEFQVRQWSRKEQTPMVNLIVSWHPQRQRRILIASHYDTRPIADQEPNRAHWTKPFLSANDGTSGVAFLMELGHHMKDLKTEFGIDFVFFDGEEYVFETSPFGGRDKYFFGSEHFAAEYVKSRATRTYRYDAGVLLDLFAGQDAQLKIELYSWDAARPLVEQIWGVAKTLGAKSFVFQKGYEVLDDHIALIRAGIPTVDIIDFDYPHWHRLSDTPDKVSAEQMREVSDVLTVWLQKIR encoded by the coding sequence GTGAAGTCAGGGAAAACAATGGCTAGCAGCAGATGGTTTGCTTGGGGGCTGATGTCCCTCATCGTCTCAAACAGTTTAGCTTGCCATGACACTACTGAGGGGCAGCTTCCTCGCCTGGAAGCCACGTTGGCTGGCGACGGGAACGAACCACCCGCTACCAAGAGCGACTTCGCCACAGCACGCGATCCTGTTCCGGAGATTCGCCCTGTGCCATTCGATAAACAACGTGCCAAGAAATACCTTCAGGAGTTATGCGATCTTGGACCGCGCATCAGCGGTACGGAGGGGATGAAGAAACAGCAGAAGATATTGGAGACTCATTTTCGTAACCTGGGGGCCAGCGTGCAACGCCAGGAGTTCCAAGTACGCCAGTGGAGCCGAAAAGAACAGACCCCCATGGTCAATCTGATTGTCTCATGGCATCCACAGCGGCAACGGCGGATCTTGATTGCGAGTCACTACGACACGCGCCCGATTGCCGATCAGGAACCCAACCGCGCCCATTGGACCAAGCCATTTCTGAGTGCCAACGATGGCACCAGCGGGGTGGCATTCCTGATGGAACTGGGGCATCATATGAAGGACCTCAAAACCGAGTTTGGTATTGATTTTGTATTCTTTGATGGTGAAGAATATGTGTTTGAAACATCTCCATTTGGCGGGAGGGATAAGTATTTTTTCGGTTCAGAACATTTTGCTGCGGAATATGTCAAGAGCCGAGCCACGCGCACCTATCGTTATGATGCCGGCGTGTTGCTCGATCTGTTTGCTGGGCAGGATGCGCAGTTGAAAATCGAGTTGTATTCCTGGGATGCGGCTCGGCCGTTAGTCGAGCAAATCTGGGGGGTGGCCAAAACTCTTGGCGCGAAATCCTTCGTCTTCCAAAAGGGTTATGAGGTCCTCGACGACCACATTGCCCTGATCCGCGCCGGGATACCGACTGTGGACATTATCGACTTCGACTATCCCCATTGGCATCGCCTGTCGGATACACCCGATAAAGTGTCTGCGGAACAGATGAGAGAAGTCAGCGATGTGCTCACCGTCTGGCTGCAAAAGATTCGTTAG